In Diachasmimorpha longicaudata isolate KC_UGA_2023 unplaced genomic scaffold, iyDiaLong2 ctg00000132.1, whole genome shotgun sequence, one genomic interval encodes:
- the LOC135171972 gene encoding ribosome biogenesis protein BRX1 homolog codes for MEDLKSLMPHHRTEAKMERQKNLQVVNEICEAKNCNKAVLFEGRRKRDLYMWFSNVKSGPSAKFLVENIYTMGEMKVTGNCLKGSRPILSFDENFSKNPHYALLRELFTQIFGVPNHHPKSKPFFDHIYTFSVLDNRIYFRNYQILTEDGGLAEIGPRFILNPVKIFAGSFGGETLWDNYFYISPAKYRQAVNKKAGGKYINRLEQKTAQKAHKPEVSYAFNPLDDIFK; via the exons AGGTGGTGAACGAGATTTGCGAAGCCAAAAATTGTAACAAGgcggttttattcgaagggaggaggaAGAGAGATCTCtacatgtggttttcaaatgtcaAAAGTGGTCCCTCTGCCAAATTTTtggttgagaata tttacacaatgggagaaatgaaagtgacaggcaattgcctaaagggatcacgtccaattctctccttcgatgagaacttttcaaaaaatcctcactacgccctcctgcgaGAGTTGTtcacccagatatttggtgtgcccaaccaccaccccaaaagcaagcccttcttcgaccacatctacacattcagcgtcctggacaacaggatatacTTCAGAAACTAccagatcctgactgaagatggaggattagCAGAAATAGGTCCcagatttattttaaatccagtgaaaatattcgccgggagtttcgggggagaaaccctctgggacaactacttttacatctctccagcgaagtATCGTCAAGCCGtcaataagaaagctggtggaaagtatATAAATAGGCTCGAGCAGAAGACGGCACAGAAGGCgcacaagcctgaggtctcgtatgCGTTTAATCCATTGGATGACATATTTAAATGA